The Clostridiales bacterium genomic interval TTATGAATATAAATGTTTTTAAAGATTATGATGAGTTGTCGGAAAAGACCGCAGAGTTTATAGCCGATTTTGTAAAGAAAAAAACAGATGCGCATCTTTGCTTAGCCGCAGGCGATACCCCGACCGGGACGTTTAAAAATATGGTTAGGCTTTCAAAAGAAGGCAAGGTGTCTTTTAGCGGCTGCACATTCGTAGGCCTCGATGAATGGGTTGGAATGGATGAAAACGATGAGGGCGGCTGCAAAAATTATGTTTATAATAATTTATTTATTCCTTTGGCTGTAAAAAAATCAAAAATAGTTTTCTTTGATGCCTGCGCGGATAGCCTTGAAGCAGAATGCAGGAGAGTCGATGATTATATTAAAAACAACGGCCCGATCGATTTAATGCTTGTAGGTATAGGGATGAACGGCCATATAGGACTTAACGAACCGGGCGTATCTTTTGACTCATATTCTCATGTGGTCAAACTTGATCCTGTAACCAGGAATGTAGGGCAGAAGTATTTCAAAGAAAAGACCAATCTCGAGATGGGGATCACTCTTGGAATAAAGCACCTGATGGAATCAAAATGTGCGATTCTCATTGCAAACGGCACAAAGAAAGCCGAAATAATAAGAAAAGTAGTTAAGGGTGAAGTTACCAATAAAATTCCCGCAAGCATTTTGCAGCAGCATAAAAACTGCTATTTATTTCTGGATAAAGATGCTGCTTCAATGCTTGATATATAGCTATCTTATTTAAAATTGTATGGAAGGAATGCTTACATGAAGAGGGATATACAAAATGCTATAGACAGCATCAGCAGCAGGGGATTTTTATTGAATAGCAAAGAAGCCACTATAGGGTTTGATGGTTTTATAG includes:
- a CDS encoding glucosamine-6-phosphate deaminase, yielding MNINVFKDYDELSEKTAEFIADFVKKKTDAHLCLAAGDTPTGTFKNMVRLSKEGKVSFSGCTFVGLDEWVGMDENDEGGCKNYVYNNLFIPLAVKKSKIVFFDACADSLEAECRRVDDYIKNNGPIDLMLVGIGMNGHIGLNEPGVSFDSYSHVVKLDPVTRNVGQKYFKEKTNLEMGITLGIKHLMESKCAILIANGTKKAEIIRKVVKGEVTNKIPASILQQHKNCYLFLDKDAASMLDI